In Methanobrevibacter sp., a single window of DNA contains:
- a CDS encoding F420-nonreducing hydrogenase: protein MADKVKIGTMWFGGCSGCHLSIADFHESLIDVMEFADFEFSPVLMDTKYDEVPELDIIIVEGGVRNDENRELAEMLNEKANMVISYGTCSCYGGIPGLGNLWTVEELEEEAYINSVSTVNPEGIIPHEDVPHLESRVRPIGEVMDIDLMIPGCPPRSDVVAEAILTLLRGETIELPSTNLCEVCPREKPPAGLAMDFIKRQFELGAPEPDLCLITQGLVCMGPATVSLCGAECPSIGIQCRGCYGPTAKVLDQGAKMISAIASDYGVQEDKTVDPETVADQLDDIVGTFYTYTLPAALVPVKMQKGGE, encoded by the coding sequence ATGGCAGATAAAGTTAAAATAGGAACTATGTGGTTCGGCGGATGTTCCGGTTGCCACTTATCCATTGCGGATTTCCACGAATCCTTAATTGATGTAATGGAATTTGCAGATTTTGAATTTTCCCCTGTGCTCATGGATACTAAATATGACGAAGTCCCTGAATTAGACATTATTATTGTCGAAGGTGGAGTAAGAAACGATGAAAACAGAGAATTAGCTGAAATGTTAAACGAAAAAGCTAACATGGTAATCTCTTACGGAACTTGTTCATGTTACGGTGGTATTCCAGGTCTTGGAAACTTATGGACAGTTGAAGAATTAGAAGAAGAAGCATACATTAACTCTGTATCCACTGTAAACCCTGAAGGTATTATTCCTCACGAAGATGTACCTCATCTCGAAAGCAGAGTAAGACCTATCGGTGAAGTTATGGATATTGACTTAATGATTCCAGGTTGCCCACCTCGTTCTGATGTTGTAGCTGAAGCTATTTTAACATTATTAAGAGGAGAAACTATTGAATTACCTTCAACTAACCTCTGTGAAGTATGTCCTAGAGAAAAACCACCAGCTGGTTTAGCAATGGACTTCATTAAAAGACAATTCGAATTAGGTGCTCCTGAACCTGATTTATGTTTAATTACCCAAGGTTTAGTATGTATGGGTCCTGCTACCGTATCATTATGTGGTGCAGAATGTCCTTCCATTGGTATCCAATGTAGAGGATGTTACGGTCCTACTGCTAAAGTATTAGATCAAGGAGCAAAAATGATCAGTGCGATTGCATCTGACTACGGTGTACAAGAAGATAAGACCGTTGATCCTGAAACTGTCGCAGATCAATTAGATGATATTGTAGGTACTTTCTATACTTACACATTACCTGCTGCTTTAGTACCAGTTAAAATGCAGAAAGGAGGAGAATAA
- a CDS encoding Ni/Fe hydrogenase subunit alpha, whose product MVKLTMEPVTRIEGHAKITVHLDDAGNVEETRLHVMEFRGFEKFLTGRPVEELPRLVPRICGICDVQHHLAAAKAVDQIFGYDDYEILPAAYRMREIMNWGSYMHSHALHFYFLAAPDLIIPNGTRKTRNVFQVIKDMPEIALQAINIRRNGLEMVRKIGGRPIHPTSSTPGGISTELDDETQKDLLERAKQNVELAQATLDLAIPVFEENIDLIASLGNFGDTRHCGTVKPDGTWDVYNGNIRFRDKDGSDMFEYRNEEYTDYVAEHVKPYSWLKFPYIKEMGYPEGIYRVAPLSRINVCDQMPKEAPLAQEALKAFRDAFGYAQAPLLFNYARLIELLASAECAAAALEEDLSAQKFPDELERTEGKGVGIVEAPRGTLIHHYESDDNGLCNYANIVVATIQNNPAMEMGIHQVAKDYIKPGVEVDDSIFNLMEMVIRAYDPCLSCATHSMDSQMRLAEVDIVDSEGNLIKKF is encoded by the coding sequence ATGGTTAAACTTACTATGGAGCCTGTCACTCGTATTGAAGGACACGCAAAAATTACAGTACATCTTGACGATGCTGGAAATGTAGAAGAAACAAGATTACACGTTATGGAATTCAGAGGTTTTGAAAAATTCTTAACAGGTCGTCCTGTAGAAGAATTACCAAGATTAGTACCTCGTATTTGTGGTATTTGTGATGTACAACACCACTTAGCAGCTGCTAAAGCTGTTGACCAAATCTTCGGATATGATGATTACGAAATCTTACCTGCTGCATACAGAATGAGAGAAATTATGAACTGGGGTTCCTACATGCACTCCCACGCTCTTCACTTCTACTTCTTAGCAGCACCAGATTTAATCATTCCAAATGGAACCAGAAAAACTAGAAACGTTTTCCAAGTAATTAAAGACATGCCTGAAATTGCACTTCAAGCTATTAACATCAGAAGAAACGGTTTAGAAATGGTTAGAAAAATAGGCGGTCGTCCTATTCACCCAACCTCATCCACTCCTGGTGGTATTTCAACCGAATTAGATGATGAAACTCAAAAAGACTTACTTGAAAGAGCTAAACAAAACGTAGAATTAGCACAAGCTACTTTAGATTTAGCTATTCCTGTATTTGAAGAAAACATCGACTTAATTGCTTCATTAGGTAACTTCGGTGACACCAGACACTGTGGTACCGTAAAACCTGATGGAACTTGGGATGTATATAATGGTAACATCAGATTCAGAGACAAAGACGGTAGTGACATGTTTGAATACAGAAACGAAGAATATACCGACTATGTTGCTGAACACGTAAAACCTTACTCCTGGTTAAAATTCCCTTACATTAAAGAAATGGGATACCCAGAAGGTATTTACAGAGTTGCACCATTATCCAGGATTAACGTCTGTGACCAAATGCCTAAAGAAGCACCTCTTGCACAAGAAGCTCTTAAAGCTTTCCGTGATGCATTTGGATATGCTCAAGCACCATTATTATTCAACTATGCTAGACTCATAGAATTATTAGCATCAGCTGAATGTGCTGCTGCAGCATTAGAAGAAGATTTATCCGCTCAAAAATTCCCAGATGAATTAGAAAGAACCGAAGGTAAAGGTGTAGGTATTGTAGAAGCTCCTCGTGGTACTTTAATCCACCACTACGAATCTGATGACAATGGATTATGTAATTATGCTAACATTGTTGTAGCTACAATCCAAAACAACCCAGCTATGGAAATGGGTATTCACCAAGTTGCTAAAGATTACATCAAACCTGGTGTAGAAGTAGATGATAGTATCTTCAACTTAATGGAAATGGTTATCAGAGCTTACGACCCATGTTTATCTTGTGCTACCCACTCAATGGATAGCCAAATGAGATTAGCTGAAGTAGATATTGTAGACAGTGAAGGAAACCTCATTAAAAAATTCTAA
- a CDS encoding 4Fe-4S binding protein: MIVFNEDGCIKCGACEGTCPTSAIEVKPDAIINCDLCGEEPKCADVCPQGALKAEEYEIAEGITQIRLVFNSIKCDSCGKCAEVCPQETINVTGAKLKEVEGFCVMCQKCVDICPVDVIGVPGFKEPAEYELDLKGKGPVYIKDCVGCGSCVEPCPVGAITLEEVGSPITVNDDCIRCGLCSQTCPWNEIFISEKVPVKRSKEIKSFTFDSAKCIGCNTCVEACPGDFISANSASLTVAIPSVCAACGLCVKMCPVDALDIEVEWGEGAPVDAEGIGRDVEKCDFIGACANKCPTEAIRVVTKTGMSCPALVETDAEPSFTSCIRCGACASVCSNDALKVDQYELTIDGEPVIRDRIAFNPSKCDQCGDCIEACPYDMIHKTENPKLPIAGFCTLCGQCLEACPEDALCYK, encoded by the coding sequence ATGATAGTATTTAATGAAGATGGCTGTATAAAATGTGGTGCTTGTGAAGGTACTTGCCCTACATCAGCTATTGAGGTAAAACCTGACGCTATTATTAACTGTGATCTTTGTGGAGAAGAACCTAAGTGTGCAGATGTTTGTCCTCAAGGCGCATTAAAAGCAGAAGAATACGAAATCGCAGAAGGTATCACTCAAATAAGATTAGTATTCAACTCTATTAAATGTGACTCATGTGGAAAATGTGCTGAAGTATGTCCACAAGAAACTATTAATGTTACTGGCGCTAAATTAAAAGAAGTTGAAGGATTCTGTGTAATGTGTCAAAAATGTGTTGACATTTGCCCAGTTGACGTAATTGGAGTTCCTGGCTTTAAAGAACCTGCTGAATATGAACTTGACCTTAAAGGAAAAGGTCCTGTTTACATCAAGGATTGTGTCGGATGTGGATCCTGTGTTGAACCATGTCCTGTAGGCGCTATCACTCTTGAAGAAGTTGGAAGCCCAATTACTGTAAATGATGATTGTATTAGATGCGGTTTATGTTCTCAAACTTGTCCTTGGAATGAAATATTCATTTCAGAAAAAGTACCTGTTAAACGTTCTAAAGAAATCAAATCATTTACTTTCGATTCAGCAAAATGTATTGGTTGTAACACTTGTGTAGAAGCATGTCCTGGTGACTTTATTTCTGCAAACAGTGCTAGTTTAACTGTTGCTATTCCTAGTGTCTGTGCTGCATGTGGCTTATGTGTAAAAATGTGTCCTGTTGATGCATTAGACATTGAAGTCGAATGGGGTGAAGGTGCTCCTGTAGATGCAGAAGGTATTGGAAGAGATGTAGAAAAATGTGACTTCATTGGTGCATGTGCTAACAAATGTCCTACTGAAGCTATTCGTGTAGTTACCAAAACTGGTATGTCCTGCCCTGCTTTAGTAGAAACTGATGCGGAACCATCATTCACAAGTTGTATTAGATGTGGAGCATGTGCTTCAGTATGTTCTAACGATGCATTAAAAGTTGATCAATACGAATTAACTATTGATGGTGAACCTGTCATTAGAGACAGAATTGCTTTCAACCCATCTAAATGTGACCAATGTGGTGACTGTATCGAAGCATGTCCTTATGACATGATTCACAAAACAGAAAATCCTAAATTACCAATTGCAGGATTCTGTACTTTATGTGGTCAATGTCTTGAAGCATGTCCAGAAGACGCATTATGTTATAAATAG
- a CDS encoding dihydroorotase family protein yields MDLVIKNCKLVDAIGEHHIKIENGKITEISKNPIKADEYIDIRNNYILPGLIDPHVHFRDPGLTQKEDFKTGSLSAANGGFTTVIDMPNTIPKTNTYNALKEKIKIAKDKSVVNFELQAGHNTLEEMERIIKLNPVSFKIFMDLESDESLERIFADLGKLKETTEYNGLVSVHCEKQSIVKEETAKLKQKEKNTAIDYSYARPAESEDESVEQAIKLAGKNNLKLHICHLSSSKSLNLAKDASKTQEVSWEFTPHHLLLDNSAFNVYDTLIKTNPPLREKQDSISINDLDSSSIIGTDHAPHTMEDKSKGVWSSSPGIPNLETVIPLLLTEVNRGNIDLKIIPKILSENAAKVYGLKNKGKIAIGYDADFTVIDLKQEGKFNIEEFKTKAEYSPFDGWSYIGMPVMTIVKGKTVMNKLN; encoded by the coding sequence ATGGATTTAGTAATAAAAAATTGTAAGCTTGTAGATGCTATCGGAGAACATCACATTAAAATCGAAAACGGGAAAATAACAGAAATTTCAAAAAATCCCATTAAAGCAGATGAATATATTGACATAAGGAATAATTATATATTGCCGGGTTTAATTGATCCTCATGTTCATTTCAGAGATCCTGGCCTGACACAAAAAGAAGATTTTAAAACAGGAAGTTTAAGTGCTGCAAATGGAGGTTTCACAACTGTTATAGACATGCCAAACACCATCCCGAAAACCAATACCTACAATGCTCTTAAAGAAAAAATCAAAATAGCCAAGGACAAATCTGTTGTTAATTTCGAACTCCAAGCGGGGCATAACACTCTTGAAGAAATGGAAAGAATCATCAAATTAAATCCAGTGTCCTTTAAGATTTTTATGGATTTGGAAAGCGATGAAAGTCTAGAAAGAATATTTGCCGATTTAGGAAAATTGAAAGAAACAACTGAATATAACGGGCTTGTTTCAGTGCATTGTGAAAAGCAATCTATAGTGAAAGAGGAAACAGCAAAATTAAAACAAAAGGAAAAGAATACTGCAATAGACTACAGTTATGCAAGACCTGCAGAATCTGAAGACGAATCTGTAGAACAGGCCATCAAACTTGCAGGAAAAAATAATTTGAAACTGCACATATGCCATTTAAGTTCATCCAAATCATTGAATCTTGCAAAAGATGCAAGTAAAACACAGGAAGTAAGCTGGGAATTTACACCACATCATTTATTGCTTGACAATTCCGCATTCAATGTATATGATACGTTAATAAAAACAAATCCACCATTAAGAGAAAAACAAGACAGCATTAGCATTAACGATTTAGATTCCAGTTCAATAATTGGAACTGACCATGCTCCCCACACCATGGAAGATAAATCAAAAGGTGTTTGGAGTTCATCACCTGGAATCCCAAATTTGGAAACAGTAATACCTCTGCTTTTAACTGAAGTCAATAGAGGAAATATAGATTTGAAGATCATTCCAAAAATTTTATCTGAAAATGCCGCAAAAGTATATGGGCTTAAGAATAAAGGAAAGATAGCCATTGGATATGATGCTGATTTTACAGTAATTGACTTAAAGCAAGAAGGAAAATTCAATATTGAAGAATTTAAAACAAAAGCAGAATATTCTCCATTTGACGGTTGGAGTTACATTGGAATGCCTGTAATGACAATCGTTAAAGGAAAAACAGTAATGAATAAATTGAACTAG
- a CDS encoding nucleotidyltransferase family protein — translation MSQVSNILKRDMELFLNDLHSDSKISDTTSDAILLADFTEYNPLHNGHFHCMNATKYMFPNSLFVAVVPGLFERSGRGIPYILPREVRAEIAISVGADIVVEGPPMGIMGSGQYSLCLCKMFQALNADYIPRGYKPVEGMDKILKRINMGHRVVSKPYKIVDKTTNEILLKGKLEEDNYVITSFSNSLSKIGFDYTDKFIFVERINGVSGTLIRESILEDNLNDVVGMMPSKTIEVLKREIDNDSIIYGIRDVEKILDTANNYSLDELSSLNLFNDKLAKNIVDNRPFEDIDELQNAILQGFSSHFRQRVLSILENPIPKEVISQYIDKYPTVIRILGYKNEECLEKFKKKINNENISLF, via the coding sequence ATGTCTCAAGTTTCAAATATTCTCAAGAGGGATATGGAATTATTTTTAAATGATCTGCATAGCGATAGTAAAATTTCTGACACTACTTCTGATGCTATTTTATTGGCAGATTTTACAGAGTATAATCCTTTACATAACGGTCATTTTCATTGCATGAACGCTACAAAATATATGTTTCCTAACTCGTTATTTGTAGCTGTTGTACCAGGGTTATTTGAGAGAAGTGGTAGAGGCATACCATATATATTGCCAAGGGAAGTTAGGGCAGAAATTGCAATTTCTGTCGGTGCCGATATTGTGGTTGAAGGTCCTCCTATGGGGATTATGGGGTCAGGCCAATATTCATTATGTCTTTGTAAGATGTTTCAGGCATTAAATGCCGATTATATTCCTAGAGGGTATAAGCCTGTTGAAGGCATGGATAAGATTCTAAAAAGGATTAACATGGGGCATCGAGTTGTTTCAAAACCCTATAAAATTGTAGATAAAACAACAAATGAAATTTTATTGAAAGGCAAATTGGAGGAAGACAATTATGTCATTACTTCTTTTTCGAATTCCTTAAGCAAAATCGGTTTTGATTATACAGATAAGTTTATTTTTGTCGAGCGCATCAATGGCGTAAGCGGTACTCTTATTCGCGAAAGCATATTGGAAGACAATTTGAATGATGTAGTGGGCATGATGCCTTCAAAGACAATTGAAGTTTTAAAGCGTGAAATCGATAATGATTCGATTATCTATGGCATTCGCGATGTTGAAAAGATTTTGGACACTGCAAATAATTATAGTCTTGATGAACTGTCAAGTTTAAATCTATTCAATGATAAATTAGCTAAAAATATTGTTGATAATAGGCCTTTTGAGGATATTGATGAGTTGCAAAATGCTATTCTTCAAGGATTTTCATCACATTTCCGCCAAAGGGTTTTAAGCATTTTGGAAAATCCGATACCTAAAGAGGTAATTTCCCAATATATCGATAAGTATCCTACAGTGATTAGAATTTTAGGATATAAAAATGAAGAATGTTTGGAAAAATTTAAAAAAAAGATAAATAATGAAAATATTTCATTATTTTAG
- a CDS encoding ATPase: MECHYHPEREAADTCAICGKSICKECGLEIAGKVYCKDCLEKIVGLGLDNNTQQNAPQAEPEPVVQQPVEESVYQPQEEYEIPYAAEEPVQEHKAINDDSPYNIKDTIEYSGGLESSYLSEDESIYQSQPEVTQNEYEFHPQEEITPQVSKEPEFIYPDHSYEPEPTTARQELEDKYEKYLDDLYFDEKEEVPLGEQLAKDEAEYGSLTREEYVPKPAQRAPEKPIPRNETPEEMEARIRAEIEREHGLRAEVEKDKKESIHNINYKEEKEPMGIVDVVLTIILIIVILIVIYYILYLFILSSSYPTFLDSIYALKNPQNVINNLLASR, encoded by the coding sequence ATGGAATGTCATTATCATCCTGAAAGAGAAGCTGCAGATACATGTGCAATCTGTGGGAAATCAATTTGTAAAGAATGCGGTTTAGAAATTGCTGGAAAAGTTTACTGTAAAGACTGTCTAGAGAAAATTGTTGGTCTTGGACTAGATAACAATACCCAACAAAATGCTCCTCAAGCAGAACCAGAACCTGTTGTCCAACAGCCTGTTGAAGAAAGCGTTTACCAGCCACAGGAAGAGTATGAAATACCATATGCTGCTGAGGAACCTGTTCAGGAACATAAAGCGATTAATGATGACTCCCCATATAACATAAAGGATACCATCGAATACAGCGGAGGACTAGAATCATCCTACTTAAGCGAAGATGAAAGCATTTATCAAAGCCAACCTGAAGTTACACAAAACGAATACGAATTCCATCCTCAAGAAGAAATCACACCACAGGTTTCAAAAGAACCTGAATTCATCTATCCGGATCACAGTTATGAACCTGAACCAACAACTGCCAGGCAGGAACTTGAGGACAAATATGAGAAATACTTAGATGACTTGTATTTCGATGAAAAAGAAGAGGTTCCATTAGGTGAACAATTAGCCAAAGATGAAGCCGAGTATGGTTCATTAACAAGGGAAGAATATGTGCCTAAACCTGCTCAAAGAGCTCCTGAAAAACCAATTCCAAGAAATGAAACTCCAGAAGAAATGGAAGCTAGAATCAGAGCTGAAATTGAAAGAGAGCATGGGCTCAGAGCAGAGGTTGAAAAGGATAAAAAAGAAAGCATTCACAACATTAATTACAAAGAAGAAAAAGAGCCTATGGGCATTGTCGATGTAGTGTTAACAATAATACTCATCATCGTGATTTTAATTGTAATATATTACATCCTTTACTTGTTCATCTTAAGTTCAAGCTACCCAACATTTTTGGATTCAATATATGCACTTAAAAATCCACAGAATGTCATTAATAATTTATTGGCATCCCGCTAA
- a CDS encoding KEOPS complex subunit Pcc1, whose amino-acid sequence MKIAGKLTLNYKNKESALLVYNSLEIDNENYLESEINDKTINYEINSKSLGSFLATVDDLIASEIVAEKILEKTNKQ is encoded by the coding sequence ATGAAAATAGCCGGCAAATTAACACTGAATTATAAAAATAAAGAATCTGCTTTATTGGTATATAATTCATTAGAAATTGATAATGAAAATTATCTTGAAAGTGAAATTAACGACAAAACCATTAATTATGAAATAAATAGCAAAAGCCTAGGAAGTTTTCTCGCAACTGTTGATGATTTGATTGCATCGGAAATAGTAGCTGAAAAAATCCTTGAAAAAACAAATAAACAATGA